The Saimiri boliviensis isolate mSaiBol1 chromosome 19, mSaiBol1.pri, whole genome shotgun sequence genome contains the following window.
TTGAGCAAATCACTCAGATATTTACTAGATcctgaaagatgaataaaaaaacTTCCAAACATTAAATAGCTGATGGTTTAGCAGCAAAgactaaaatgcaaataataatgtaaatgtaaataaataatgcaagaaTGTCATACAAACAAGGTTAACTAGTAGGGCAGAGTTACAGGAGACTTACAGAGTTACTGAAGAGGAGACACTTGAATTAGTAGGAAAGAGGAATAAATGCAGCACTGAATGGGGTCGTTTGAGGCCTAAATGATGATACATACATAAAAGCCCCTGGAACAGCTGgcaataaacattaattaaataatacTCCTTGTTCATATTCAACTTCCCCAACTCACCGAGCATATGAATAGTCTAAGCTGGCCTGATCAATCCGGTTCCTGAGAATTCCAATGTCAGCTGATACCATGTCATCTAAAGCCTGCAGCTCCTTCTGGATCCGCTTTAGTTTCATGGTCTCTGCCTGAGTTCTTTTGGATCTAGAAAATCAGATATGTAAGTTTtggaaaataagaacattttaaaaccatATGTCCATATTCAATGtaagtgaaaaagcaaaatagtatgtatatgtttataatttatatatatttagaagttaaaaaaaatcagaaaaattgaaataaaataaatgctagttaacatttgaattttccaaattttgtatgtgcatatatttcATAAACAAAGCAACAAATAAGACTAAAAAAACTCAGCAAATAGTTCATTTGTATATTTACATTCATTCTGTAAGGAGAACAAACACTAAAAGAATATATCTGCATTCTCTTCACACTGAAACATTCAACAGAGCTTTCCAAATTTCTAGTCTTCAATTCTTCTTCTTGCTAagcccattttcatttgtttgatacTTACTTGATATTAAGAACAGATAGATGCCTATACTAAACCATGTCTTTATACATCTGAAAACATCTATTTAGTTTTAACTTTCTTGGGACCCATTTCCCCAAACTTTTATTGCTTTGATTCTTGTTCTCTAGGAAAATGACTAGTCCCCAAAATTCTTTATGGAGCTGAACATCAAAACACTCATTTTCCTTACATAAAAGTATATCCAACCTCATCATCTCTCAATCCCCTCTTCCAAGTACAATATATACCTAAGAAACGGAACAAGCAAATATAAAAGCAACTCTTTAATCATGATTTCACTCATTTCAAATTTACACACACATtgtgaaggaagaagaaaattcccCACATAAACCCACTATGTTACATAGCACATTATCTTGATTTCTACTCTTATGCATTTACCTTTCCTTTCTGCCTACAAAAGTTCACTGAACAGTATGATTCTTTTACTTCAAGTACTCCATTGTCCATTTATTAATAATTCAAACATGGTATATTTCCTTACACTTCTGTTTATACTGATACTGGTGCTTTCTGTCTAAAACCAAAAGCACTGACGACAACTGCCAAGCCTGTACATCTTTTTGTAAAACCACAGTAAATAGCCTTCCCATCTCTTAGAAATTGAAGACTACTAAAatgctttaattattttcaaataatcacttatttaaaaaaagagggcACTACTCTTTTATCTCTtggtttttttcccttgaaacACAGTCACTCGGTGAGTTGCAAATTTCCTATGCTTCAAGAAAGATCAAGGTGTACCAgcagtagaaaaagaaaaccatcatTTTTCAAACACACTCACTCCTCTTGTAGACAAAATTCTGAACTACTCTTATACCCATCCCCTTCTGTCCACCTTTTCTCCTGCCCCTACACGTACTCTAGCCTCAAGCAGTAATAGTCTGACAGACTTTTCTGGAAgtctaaaaagaaaatgacactaAATGCTCCCTTGCATTTAGTTTTCACTATTTTCAACCATTAATTTATTGACTAAGCTTAGTTTCCTAAGGCCGCAGGAAATTAGACAGAAACAACAAACTAAAAGGAAGAGCAGCAAGAGTGATGGGGGATGGGAAGAATGAGACAAATGGGAATGTTGTAGTGTGGGGCTGGGACAATGCTGTAAATGTGAAGAGGCTGCTGATAGATGCTGGAAGGTGAAAACAAAACTGAATCTCACACAGTGCTCATAATAATGACCCTGAGTCATCAATGAAAAGTTAAACTATATCACCTATCTTCTACTTGCAGAGGTAgggcaaattatttaagaaaaatgcacAAAGGAAACACAAGATTCACAGGAGCATGTCACTTATGTAGAAAACCTTATTCTTCTACACAACAAATGATTAAGACCTccctacataaaaattaaaacttgcaTTTGTTGCTAATTTACATATACTGATGGCTATTTACTGCTTCCCTTATGAATGTATAGATGGTTAAAACTGGAAGCACTAATGAAGGTCTTTAAGTTTTAACTGCAActatatttacaaatttaatatgCTCTATGCTTAAAAAGTCCtccttaaaataaattgtaaCTGGAATTTCAGCATCACTTACAAAAGATAGTTTGTTTAGTTAGCCTCAAAAGTAATGGCTGAAGAAAAAATCAGTTTATTAGAAGAGAcaagggaaaataaatacaacacaTGACAGAACTGGTTACAAGTTACAAACAGCCTCTTCTGGTTCAGGTGCCTCACCTTTCTGCAATAGCTTTAGCCAAAAGAGCTTTTTTacgtttatttttctcttccattagCCGTTGTTCTTGTTGGAGGACTTCCCAACGAGATTTTTCTTCCCTGGGGgcaaaaaaagcataaaaatgggTTTATGAAAGAAACTGCTACCCTATCCCACACCTTACCACTCTCAGTCCCCTAAGTATAAAATTTAATCAAGAAGATTTATGTATACGTTCTTTCAAAAGTCCTCTTAAAAGAAACCCATCTGCAGTTCATTATTTTGTTCTAATGGGAACAAAGACTATGATCTGAAGTAAAGAGGCTTACATAAATTGGACCTCTGAAatccattatatgtatataatctaAGAACCCACAAACTGGAAGCCAGAATACTGTGGCATGTTTTTAGGAGTACAAAGAAATTTGTGTAAGTTAATTATGTATTATATGCAGAATGGAGATTAAAATAAATTGGTCTGTAGCTGATGTCATATTATTTATACCTTTTACAGTTTTCTATAAAGTCTCCATCACCGTAACATGCTTCAGACAATAACCAATGTTTAtgtcatatattaatattttatttcaatttgttcactttttcccaactcttagacttttttttttttttcctttttgtggagaatggggtctcactgtattacccaagcaggtctcgaactccgaggctcaagctgtcctctcgcctctgcctccctaaatgctgggattacaggtgtgaaccactatgcccagcccaactcagacattttcaaacaaattaaaacactAAGACTAAGACTGGAATGCTGGGCTAAAGAAAAAATTCACAGATCTGAAAACATGTATTATCTTACAATCTGtccaattctaaaataaatatatttaaacttccCATAAAGTCACGAGCTTGATGTCAACTCAGATTAAATAAGGAATTGGCAAAGCTATTTATTCCTATTACTGTCACTTCCTATAGCCATTATATCGTGGCTATTCCCAAATCTAGTAACCACTTTCAAAATTGTCCTTTTCTCTCCATTCCTACACCTTTTGACTTAGTGTTGGGACTGGTCATCTCTCACTTCTATTGTAGGCATCTCCTCATCAGGCACTTTAGTTCCACAGCTCACCCTGCACTCTCTCCCAAATGATCTACAACAGTGACATCTGGAATTTCTCTAACCATTATTTTGACTGAGGCCTTCAGCCGTCAGAGAGCTTAATGGTATCTTGCTGCATCAGTGGACTTGCTAGGCAGGCATCCCCTGCCTCAGATCCTTCCTCACTTCTTTAATTTTCTACTCTTCATCCCCTGCTTCTGattcttcctcatttcttttctttctttctttctttttttttttttgagacagagtcttactctgttgcccaggctagagtgcagcagcacaatctcggctcactgcaatcttcacttcccaggttcaagtgattcttgtgtcttggtcacccaagtagctgggactacaggcatgcaccaccacatccagctaatttttttgtatttttggtagagatggggattccctgtattggccaggctggtctcaaactcctggcctcaagtgatgcacccacctcagcctcccaaagtgcgcgtattacaggtgtgagccaccatgcctggcctccctccTCATTTCTTTAATTCTCTACTACTCTCTGGTTTATCCTTTGCCACCTCTCCCAGAGAAATTAGGTTATCACTGCTGAGCATTCTCTACTACATagcttccctttctcctccttaAAACCTCAGAATTTTTCCTTTACATGAATGGTTTTAATTACACGTCTTTTATGAAAATTCTTCCAAGtatctaaaaaaagaataaatttcccTATGACATCAAATCTGAATTGTCCAGCTCAATGTAAATTCACCTCCTACTTGTCTCAGGCCTTTGCCAGTAAACTACACTTAGAGACACTTAAATGTATGCACTTGTTCAATGTAGGTTTCATAATTCATCTGGTTTTATAACTCTTGTCAAAATGATTTCTTAGTTGGAAACCCCTAGTGGTCAGGAAGCATTTTAAACTCACAGGATAAAATCTGGATCAGCAGAGATTAAAAAGATGTCagagattagaaaaaaattaaaatgatactttGAAAGGAACtcagaaaagggaaaacagagaCAAATGTCATTCCTTCTCTGTGAGTGACAAATCAGGAGGAAACCAAGAAATCAgagtatatattaaaacataagatatcaaataaaacattctaagaatttttaaataaaaaaatggtaTCTTCCACAAGAATAGTGCAGCTAAATTAAATTGTGAAGGCTGTTTCTAAGACAAagacagtaaagaaaataaaaaggaatctaATGATGAAATGAGTTACATAATTAGTCCCCTAAATTTCCTTTACTCTCTCCTTTGACCATCCCTTCATGTCTCTCCACAAGTTCCAATTTCTGGGCCAATGGAAATAGTATGGAAGTTGGAGAAAGGGGTCAATTTGGGGAGAAGCATTATGCATATAAGAACTGCTTCTGCTGAGTGTAAAGGGTATAAACTTTGGATCTAGACAGACTTATATGTAAATCTCAACTTTACTACCTACTAGCAGTGTATTAGCTTTAGCAAGGTATCAACTTTTCTGAGTCCCAAATACCTCATCtataaagtttaaataataagCATGCATTGTAAGGCTGTTAATGAAGACTAAATAACAAAACACACAGATTGCCTAATAGTGTCCAGCTTATATGTAGGTGGTAGCtatttttcaaaagtttattCACCACATTTCTAGAACTGAATAtatgagagagaaaatattaaaataaacaaattatattcCTCAAAGCCCATTGGAAAAAAATGGTTTACATTAAAAAGTCTTATAGACATTTCATATAGACTTACTAACaattccactttctttttctccaatttGCAATCTGGCTTTGGAGGTAGAATGTCAGCATTGTTGTAATCATGGGAATTCTCAAGTCCCAGTTCCTTTGGTTGACTTCCAATGCCCTGTGGTTGTCCATCACCAACAGGAGAGGTGAGAATGAAATGATCAGGAAGCACAGGGGAAGAAAAAGGTGGTTTTTGAAGGTTAACTCTCTGTTTTGGTGGTGAAAGCAGCTGCTCTGGAAGTAATGAGGTTGACCCATCTTGAAGCCCAAGTTTTTGGCTTTGCTCTACAAGGGCTTTTTCTCGCTGAAGTTGTTGTCGACTTTTCTTTGCAGGAAGACGTCGCTGTGGTTCAAATGGATCTATGTAAacgaaaagagagaaaaatttctCTGTATGAGTAGCATATAATTATAATtcctctaagaaaataaaaaattaacattaaacttTGGTAATTCCAGTGGTTCTCTCAACCTATTCTCTATCTTAAAAGCCTAGGGAAAACCAGCCATCTTCCTTAGAGTTTCTATAGTTTTCAGATCATAATGTTAATATTTAACAGAAACTGCCCatctcttaatttattttcagagaaaggCCATCCGTCTGTGAGTTAGGTGAGTCACAAagtgttgtttctttttcaatttgattTCGTAATTGTCAAAAGAAATCAACTAATTTTGACCAAACCAGGAAGGTGATTGAATTATCTggttttaaatttgatttatgGTTCTGTCTGCTCTCCTGAAACAAAATGGTAGTTGCATTTTCAAATGGGATTACCCTCTCTTAACTTTTAACTGCTTTCAGGGCACTTTGATACATATGTGATATGTACAAAGATGCTATAACAAGAATGTAATTGAGTAGTCTCTTATTTCTAGGAAGGCTAGTTAACtttatgttttccttcattttacagaacaATCCAAGGTTGTACTCCCAAAGCCTAGTCAGGCTCTAATCAATGCATTCAACCTAATTTTAATAGTAGCCTGAGCAAAACAATAGAACATAAAACAACTGgggggaaatattttttaagttataaatgaaataataatacttcttttatactttttggaCTGTCCGCACCAGTGTTAACAACTTAGGGCAGACAACTGGAAAATCTGACTGACATTCATACTATATTTAATAAGCTGTATACATAGCATTCTCTTTAAAATGCCTGGGAAGTGAAATTCTGAGTCCTTGTAAACGAACAA
Protein-coding sequences here:
- the GORAB gene encoding RAB6-interacting golgin isoform X1, which encodes MRWLAVLAVRALRFGHFWGCRCPRPMAQGWAGFSEEELRRLKQTKDPFEPQRRLPAKKSRQQLQREKALVEQSQKLGLQDGSTSLLPEQLLSPPKQRVNLQKPPFSSPVLPDHFILTSPVGDGQPQGIGSQPKELGLENSHDYNNADILPPKPDCKLEKKKVELEEKSRWEVLQQEQRLMEEKNKRKKALLAKAIAERSKRTQAETMKLKRIQKELQALDDMVSADIGILRNRIDQASLDYSYARKRFDRAEAEYIAAKLDLQRKTEIKEQLTEHLCTIIQQNELRKAKKLEELMQQLDVQADEETLELEVEVERLLHEQEAEARKPVVHLERPFQPAGESVTLECAKENKKCQEQAVSPKVDKQCGNSNGIPFLSPNCPNQEGNDISAALAT